The Lutra lutra chromosome 10, mLutLut1.2, whole genome shotgun sequence genome contains a region encoding:
- the HINFP gene encoding histone H4 transcription factor isoform X1, with translation MYLDYPICLGIFSDCCKPPESFPVCSKSIAELCMVKAMPPPAKVPRKENLGLQCEWGSCSFVCSAMEEFCEHVTQHLQQHLHSSGEEEEEEEDPLEEEFSCLWQECGFCSMDNSADLIRHVYFHCYHTKLKQWGLQALQSQANLSPCILDFQSRNIIPDIPDHFLCLWEHCESSFDNPEWFYRHVEAHSLCCEYQAIGKDNHVVLCGWKGCTCTFKDCRKLREHLRSHTQEKVVACPTCGGMFANNTKFLDHIRRQTSLDQQRFQCSHCSKRFATERLLRDHMRNHVNHYKCPLCDMTCPLPSSLRNHMRFRHSEDRPFKCDCCDYSCKNLIDLRKHLDTHSKEPAYRCDFENCSFSARSLCSIKSHYRKVHEGDSEPRYKCHVCDKCFTRGNNLTVHLREKHQFKWPSGHPRFRYKEHEDGYMRLQLVRYESVELTQQLLRQPQEGSGLGASLNETSLQGIILEAVPGEPGPQEEAEEEGEGGSSQGTGLPASQDTPSPVIHVVNQTNAQGEQEIVYYVLSEAPGEPPPAPEPLSGDIMEKLQGIAEEPEGMV, from the exons aTGTATCTAGACTACCCAATTTGTCTGGGAATTTTTTCAGATTGTTGCAAACCTCCAGAAAGTTTTCCAGTGTGTTCTAAAAGTATTGCAGAACTCTGCAT GGTGAAGGCCATGCCGCCCCCGGCGAAAGTTCCCCGGAAGGAGAACCTGGGGCTCCAGTGCGAGTGGGGGTCCTGCTCCTTTGTGTGCTCAGCCATGGAGGAGTTCTGCGAGCATGTCACTCAGCACCTGCAGCAGCACCTGCACAGCTccggggaggaggaagaggaggaggaggacccaCTTG AGGAGGAATTCTCCTGCTTGTGGCAGGAGTGTGGCTTTTGTTCTATGGACAATTCGGCTGACCTCATTCGCCACGTTTACTTCCACTGCTACCACACCAAGCTGAAGCAGTGGGGGCTGCAAGCCCTGCAGAGCCAGGCCAACCTCAGCCCCTGCATCCTGGACTTCCAGAGCCGCAACATCATCCCCGACATCCCTGACCACTTCCTGTGTCTGTGGGAGCACTGTGAG AGTTCCTTCGACAATCCCGAGTGGTTCTATCGGCACGTGGAAGCGCACAGCCTATGCTGTGAATACCAGGCGATCGGCAAGGACAACCATGTGGTGCTGTGTGGCTGGAAAG GCTGTACCTGCACCTTCAAGGACTGCCGGAAGCTTCGAGAGCACCTCCGAAGCCATACCCAGGAGAAGGTGGTGGCCTGTCCCACCTGTGGGGGCATGTTTGCCAACAACACCAAGTTCTTAGATCACATCCGTCGCCAGACCTCTTTGGATC AGCAGCGCTTCCAGTGCTCTCACTGCTCCAAGAGATTTGCCACGGAGCGGCTCTTGCGGGACCATATGCGTAACCACG TGAATCACTATAAGTGCCCTCTGTGTGATATGACCTGTCCGCTGCCATCCTCCCTCCGAAACCACATGCGCTTTCGCCACAGCGAGGACCGGCCCTTCAAGTGTGACTGTTGTGACTACAG CTGCAAGAATCTGATTGACCTGCGGAAGCACCTGGATACCCACAGCAAGGAGCCAGCCTACAGGTGTGATTTTGAGAACTGCAGCTTCAGTGCGCGATCCCTCTGCTCCATCAAGTCCCATTACCGAAAAGTGCATGAA GGAGACTCAGAGCCAAGGTACAAGTGTCATGTGTGTGACAAATGCTTCACGAGGGGCAACAACCTCACTGTGCATCTTCGTGAGAAGCACCAGTTCAAGTGGCCCTCAGGGCACCCCCGTTTTCG GTACAAGGAGCATGAAGACGGCTACATGCGGCTGCAGCTTGTTCGCTACGAGAGTGTGGAGCTGACACAGCAGCTGCTCCGGCAGCCGCAAGAGGGATCGGGCCTGGGAGCGTCGCTGAATGAGACCAGCCTGCAGGGCATCATTCTTGAAGCAGTGCCGGGGGAGCCAGGACCCCAGGAGGAGgctgaagaggagggggagggcgggAGCAGCCAGGGGACAGGCCTCCCAGCCTCTCAGGACACTCCCAGCCCTGTCATCCATGTGGTGAATCAGACCAACGCCCAAGGCGAGCAAGAGATTGTCTACTATGTGCTGTCGGAAGCCCCGGGAGAGCCCCCGCCAGCCCCTGAGCCCCTCTCAGGGGACATCATGGAAAAGCTTCAGGGAATAGCGGAGGAGCCAGAGGGGATGGTGTGA
- the HINFP gene encoding histone H4 transcription factor isoform X3, with protein MVKAMPPPAKVPRKENLGLQCEWGSCSFVCSAMEEFCEHVTQHLQQHLHSSGEEEEEEEDPLEEEFSCLWQECGFCSMDNSADLIRHVYFHCYHTKLKQWGLQALQSQANLSPCILDFQSRNIIPDIPDHFLCLWEHCESSFDNPEWFYRHVEAHSLCCEYQAIGKDNHVVLCGWKGCTCTFKDCRKLREHLRSHTQEKVVACPTCGGMFANNTKFLDHIRRQTSLDQQRFQCSHCSKRFATERLLRDHMRNHVNHYKCPLCDMTCPLPSSLRNHMRFRHSEDRPFKCDCCDYSCKNLIDLRKHLDTHSKEPAYRCDFENCSFSARSLCSIKSHYRKVHEGDSEPRYKCHVCDKCFTRGNNLTVHLREKHQFKWPSGHPRFRYKEHEDGYMRLQLVRYESVELTQQLLRQPQEGSGLGASLNETSLQGIILEAVPGEPGPQEEAEEEGEGGSSQGTGLPASQDTPSPVIHVVNQTNAQGEQEIVYYVLSEAPGEPPPAPEPLSGDIMEKLQGIAEEPEGMV; from the exons AT GGTGAAGGCCATGCCGCCCCCGGCGAAAGTTCCCCGGAAGGAGAACCTGGGGCTCCAGTGCGAGTGGGGGTCCTGCTCCTTTGTGTGCTCAGCCATGGAGGAGTTCTGCGAGCATGTCACTCAGCACCTGCAGCAGCACCTGCACAGCTccggggaggaggaagaggaggaggaggacccaCTTG AGGAGGAATTCTCCTGCTTGTGGCAGGAGTGTGGCTTTTGTTCTATGGACAATTCGGCTGACCTCATTCGCCACGTTTACTTCCACTGCTACCACACCAAGCTGAAGCAGTGGGGGCTGCAAGCCCTGCAGAGCCAGGCCAACCTCAGCCCCTGCATCCTGGACTTCCAGAGCCGCAACATCATCCCCGACATCCCTGACCACTTCCTGTGTCTGTGGGAGCACTGTGAG AGTTCCTTCGACAATCCCGAGTGGTTCTATCGGCACGTGGAAGCGCACAGCCTATGCTGTGAATACCAGGCGATCGGCAAGGACAACCATGTGGTGCTGTGTGGCTGGAAAG GCTGTACCTGCACCTTCAAGGACTGCCGGAAGCTTCGAGAGCACCTCCGAAGCCATACCCAGGAGAAGGTGGTGGCCTGTCCCACCTGTGGGGGCATGTTTGCCAACAACACCAAGTTCTTAGATCACATCCGTCGCCAGACCTCTTTGGATC AGCAGCGCTTCCAGTGCTCTCACTGCTCCAAGAGATTTGCCACGGAGCGGCTCTTGCGGGACCATATGCGTAACCACG TGAATCACTATAAGTGCCCTCTGTGTGATATGACCTGTCCGCTGCCATCCTCCCTCCGAAACCACATGCGCTTTCGCCACAGCGAGGACCGGCCCTTCAAGTGTGACTGTTGTGACTACAG CTGCAAGAATCTGATTGACCTGCGGAAGCACCTGGATACCCACAGCAAGGAGCCAGCCTACAGGTGTGATTTTGAGAACTGCAGCTTCAGTGCGCGATCCCTCTGCTCCATCAAGTCCCATTACCGAAAAGTGCATGAA GGAGACTCAGAGCCAAGGTACAAGTGTCATGTGTGTGACAAATGCTTCACGAGGGGCAACAACCTCACTGTGCATCTTCGTGAGAAGCACCAGTTCAAGTGGCCCTCAGGGCACCCCCGTTTTCG GTACAAGGAGCATGAAGACGGCTACATGCGGCTGCAGCTTGTTCGCTACGAGAGTGTGGAGCTGACACAGCAGCTGCTCCGGCAGCCGCAAGAGGGATCGGGCCTGGGAGCGTCGCTGAATGAGACCAGCCTGCAGGGCATCATTCTTGAAGCAGTGCCGGGGGAGCCAGGACCCCAGGAGGAGgctgaagaggagggggagggcgggAGCAGCCAGGGGACAGGCCTCCCAGCCTCTCAGGACACTCCCAGCCCTGTCATCCATGTGGTGAATCAGACCAACGCCCAAGGCGAGCAAGAGATTGTCTACTATGTGCTGTCGGAAGCCCCGGGAGAGCCCCCGCCAGCCCCTGAGCCCCTCTCAGGGGACATCATGGAAAAGCTTCAGGGAATAGCGGAGGAGCCAGAGGGGATGGTGTGA
- the HINFP gene encoding histone H4 transcription factor isoform X2, with protein sequence MVRGGKSWREPAVEGRVKAMPPPAKVPRKENLGLQCEWGSCSFVCSAMEEFCEHVTQHLQQHLHSSGEEEEEEEDPLEEEFSCLWQECGFCSMDNSADLIRHVYFHCYHTKLKQWGLQALQSQANLSPCILDFQSRNIIPDIPDHFLCLWEHCESSFDNPEWFYRHVEAHSLCCEYQAIGKDNHVVLCGWKGCTCTFKDCRKLREHLRSHTQEKVVACPTCGGMFANNTKFLDHIRRQTSLDQQRFQCSHCSKRFATERLLRDHMRNHVNHYKCPLCDMTCPLPSSLRNHMRFRHSEDRPFKCDCCDYSCKNLIDLRKHLDTHSKEPAYRCDFENCSFSARSLCSIKSHYRKVHEGDSEPRYKCHVCDKCFTRGNNLTVHLREKHQFKWPSGHPRFRYKEHEDGYMRLQLVRYESVELTQQLLRQPQEGSGLGASLNETSLQGIILEAVPGEPGPQEEAEEEGEGGSSQGTGLPASQDTPSPVIHVVNQTNAQGEQEIVYYVLSEAPGEPPPAPEPLSGDIMEKLQGIAEEPEGMV encoded by the exons ATGGTCCGAGGTGGGAAGAGCTGGAGAGAGCCGGCAGTGGAGGGACG GGTGAAGGCCATGCCGCCCCCGGCGAAAGTTCCCCGGAAGGAGAACCTGGGGCTCCAGTGCGAGTGGGGGTCCTGCTCCTTTGTGTGCTCAGCCATGGAGGAGTTCTGCGAGCATGTCACTCAGCACCTGCAGCAGCACCTGCACAGCTccggggaggaggaagaggaggaggaggacccaCTTG AGGAGGAATTCTCCTGCTTGTGGCAGGAGTGTGGCTTTTGTTCTATGGACAATTCGGCTGACCTCATTCGCCACGTTTACTTCCACTGCTACCACACCAAGCTGAAGCAGTGGGGGCTGCAAGCCCTGCAGAGCCAGGCCAACCTCAGCCCCTGCATCCTGGACTTCCAGAGCCGCAACATCATCCCCGACATCCCTGACCACTTCCTGTGTCTGTGGGAGCACTGTGAG AGTTCCTTCGACAATCCCGAGTGGTTCTATCGGCACGTGGAAGCGCACAGCCTATGCTGTGAATACCAGGCGATCGGCAAGGACAACCATGTGGTGCTGTGTGGCTGGAAAG GCTGTACCTGCACCTTCAAGGACTGCCGGAAGCTTCGAGAGCACCTCCGAAGCCATACCCAGGAGAAGGTGGTGGCCTGTCCCACCTGTGGGGGCATGTTTGCCAACAACACCAAGTTCTTAGATCACATCCGTCGCCAGACCTCTTTGGATC AGCAGCGCTTCCAGTGCTCTCACTGCTCCAAGAGATTTGCCACGGAGCGGCTCTTGCGGGACCATATGCGTAACCACG TGAATCACTATAAGTGCCCTCTGTGTGATATGACCTGTCCGCTGCCATCCTCCCTCCGAAACCACATGCGCTTTCGCCACAGCGAGGACCGGCCCTTCAAGTGTGACTGTTGTGACTACAG CTGCAAGAATCTGATTGACCTGCGGAAGCACCTGGATACCCACAGCAAGGAGCCAGCCTACAGGTGTGATTTTGAGAACTGCAGCTTCAGTGCGCGATCCCTCTGCTCCATCAAGTCCCATTACCGAAAAGTGCATGAA GGAGACTCAGAGCCAAGGTACAAGTGTCATGTGTGTGACAAATGCTTCACGAGGGGCAACAACCTCACTGTGCATCTTCGTGAGAAGCACCAGTTCAAGTGGCCCTCAGGGCACCCCCGTTTTCG GTACAAGGAGCATGAAGACGGCTACATGCGGCTGCAGCTTGTTCGCTACGAGAGTGTGGAGCTGACACAGCAGCTGCTCCGGCAGCCGCAAGAGGGATCGGGCCTGGGAGCGTCGCTGAATGAGACCAGCCTGCAGGGCATCATTCTTGAAGCAGTGCCGGGGGAGCCAGGACCCCAGGAGGAGgctgaagaggagggggagggcgggAGCAGCCAGGGGACAGGCCTCCCAGCCTCTCAGGACACTCCCAGCCCTGTCATCCATGTGGTGAATCAGACCAACGCCCAAGGCGAGCAAGAGATTGTCTACTATGTGCTGTCGGAAGCCCCGGGAGAGCCCCCGCCAGCCCCTGAGCCCCTCTCAGGGGACATCATGGAAAAGCTTCAGGGAATAGCGGAGGAGCCAGAGGGGATGGTGTGA